The Desulfobaccales bacterium genome contains the following window.
AAACTGAAACCCGGCGATATCCCGGCGGAAGTGCGCACCGAGGCCATCAACGTCCTCACCCAGTATTACTTCGTGAAAGACACCAGCATCCAGTCCGGTTATCCCCTGGATATGCGCTACGCCGGTCCCCGGGAAGCCCTGTTCCATGCGGTGTTCCGCCAGAACTTCGGCTGCTCCCACCTCATCGTGGGCCGGGACCATGCCGGTGTGGGCGAGTACTACGGTCCCTTCGACGCCCAGAAGATCTTCCATCAGATTCCCAAGAACGCCCTGGAGCTGAAACCGCTGCCCATCGACTGGACCTTCTATTGCTTCAAGTGCGACGGCATGGCCTCCATGCGCACCTGCTGCCACGGCAAGGAAGACCGTCTGATGCTCAGCGGCACCATGCTGCGCAAGATGCTCTCCGAAGACATGGAAGTGCCGGATCACTTCAGCCGGCCCGAAGTCCTGAAAGTCCTGCGGAAATACTACCGCAGCCTCACCGAGAAGGTGGAAGTCAAGGTTCATGGCTTTGCCACCGGCGCCATTTCGGAGAAAAAGTAACCGGCAACCCCGGCATCAAATATCCGCCTCCAAGGGGATATGTGTTAATAACCATGCAAGAGGTGGAAGCCTTTCTAAGGCTTCCACCCGGATTTAAGGTTAAAAGTCATAGTTAACCCAAGTTTAGGAGGTTTTAAACATGCCGAGTTTTGTAATCGCGGAAAAATGTGACGGCTGCAAAGCCCTGGACAAGACCGCTTGCCAGTACATCTGCCCCAACGACCTGATGGTCCTGGAACCCGTACAAAAGAAGGCTTACAACCAGGAGCCGGATCAGTGCTGGGAATGCTACAACTGCGTGAAGATTTGCCCCGTGCAGGCCATTGAAGTCCGCCACTATGCGGATATCATGCCCCTGGGCTCCAGCACCATCCCCCTGCGGTCCTCCGACAGCATCACCTGGACCATCAAGTTCCGGAATCAGAAGACCATCAAGCGGTTCAAGTTCCCAGTCCGCACCACTCCGGAAGGGTCCATTGACTGTTTCAAGGGCCAAGCCATGCCCAGCGACATGGCCGGACTCAAGAAACCCGGTTTCTTCACCGGCGCGGCCCGGACCGAGTAACCCTACACAGCAGCGAAAATTCAAGGAGGTTAATGAGATATGGCTCTGGAAAGAGAATTCTGCAAATGGTCTTTCTGTTCCAAACCCGCGGTAGAAACCGTTGAAAC
Protein-coding sequences here:
- the aprB gene encoding adenylyl-sulfate reductase subunit beta yields the protein MPSFVIAEKCDGCKALDKTACQYICPNDLMVLEPVQKKAYNQEPDQCWECYNCVKICPVQAIEVRHYADIMPLGSSTIPLRSSDSITWTIKFRNQKTIKRFKFPVRTTPEGSIDCFKGQAMPSDMAGLKKPGFFTGAARTE